The Apteryx mantelli isolate bAptMan1 chromosome Z, bAptMan1.hap1, whole genome shotgun sequence genome has a segment encoding these proteins:
- the VLDLR gene encoding very low-density lipoprotein receptor isoform X1 produces the protein MRSGRQRGAGSAAAAGGRRRRRRAAPRWARCLLCLLLALGCLRAAADGARAKCEESQFACSNGRCIPLLWKCDGDEDCSDGSDETTCVKKTCAESDFVCNSGQCVPNRWQCDGDPDCEDGSDESAELCHMRTCRVNEISCGPQSTQCIPVSWKCDGERDCDSGEDEENCGNVTCSPAEFTCSSGQCISKNFVCNGQDDCSDGSDELECAPPTCGVHEFQCKSSTCIPVSWVCDDDADCSDQSDESLEQCGRQPAPPVKCTTSEVQCSSGECIHKKWRCDGDPDCKDGSDEINCPSRTCRPDQFRCEDGNCIHGSRQCNGVRDCLDGTDEASCNNVIQCSGPGKFKCRSGECIDISKVCNQQRDCKDWSDEPLKECNINECLVNNGGCSHICRDLVIGYECDCPAGFELVDRKTCGDIDECQNPGICSQICINLKGGYKCECSRGYQMDLATGVCKAVGKEPCLIFTNRRDIRKIGLERKEYIQLVEQLRNTVALDADIAEQKLYWADFSQKAIFSASVDTRDKVGKHIRILDNIQSPAGIAVDWIYKNIYWTDSAAKTISVASLDGMKRKVLFLSELREPASIAVDPLSGFMYWSDWGEPAKIEKAGMNGFDRQQLVTTEIQWPNGIALDLVKSRLYWLDSKLHMLSSVDLNGQDRRLVLKSHMFLPHPLAVTIFEDRVYWIDGENEAVYGANKFTGSELVTLVNNLNDAQDIIVYHELVQPSGKNWCEDNMANGGCSYLCLPAPQINEHSPKYTCACPAEYLLQEDGLRCAVSGTGTTVTYTEAKDTSTTEKSPTVGLVPGGFNISGTVSEVTAAGGTSAAWAVLPVLLLVMAAVAGFFMWRNWQHKNMKSMNFDNPVYLKTTEEDLTIDIGRRSSSVGHTYPAISVVSTDDDMA, from the exons GTGCAAGAGCAAAATGTGAGGAATCCCAATTTGCGTGTAGTAATGGACGCTGTATTCCTTTACTCTGGAAATGTGATGGTGATGAAGACTGTTCGGACGGCAGTGATGAGACTACTTGTG TAAAGAAGACATGTGCTGAATCTGATTTTGTGTGCAACAGTGGTCAGTGTGTGCCTAACAGGTGGCAGTGTGATGGGGATCCGGACTGTGAGGATGGATCTGACGAGAGTGCTGAGCTGTGCC ATATGAGAACATGCCGGGTAAATGAAATCAGCTGTGGTCCTCAGTCAACCCAGTGTATCCCAGTGTCCTGGAAATGTGATGGTGAAAGAGACTGTGACAGTGGAGAAGATGAAGAGAATTGTG GCAATGTGACTTGTAGTCCAGCAGAGTTCACATGCAGTAGCGGGCAGTGTATTTCCAAGAACTTTGTCTGCAATGGCCAAGATGACTGCAGCGATGGCAGTGACGAGCTGGAGTGCGCCCCGCCAACCTGTGGTGTTCATGAGTTCCAGTGCAAGAGCTCCACTTGCATCCCTGTCAGTTGGGTGTGCGATGATGATGCCGACTGCTCAGACCAGTCGGACGAATCTCTAGAGCAATGCGGCCGCCAGCCTGCCCCTCCTGTGAAATGCACCACCAGTGAGGTGCAGTGCAGCTCAGGTGAATGTATTCACAAGAAGTGGCGCTGTGATGGAGATCCTGACTGCAAGGATGGaagtgatgaaataaactgcC CTTCTCGGACCTGCAGACCAGACCAGTTCAGATGTGAAGATGGGAACTGTATCCATGGGAGTAGGCAATGCAATGGTGTGAGAGACTGTCTGGATGGCACTGATGAAGCCAGTTGTAACAATG TCATTCAGTGCTCTGGACCTGGCAAATTCAAGTGCAGAAGTGGAGAATGCATAGACATCAGTAAAGTGTGTAACCAGCAGAGGGACTGCAAGGACTGGAGTGATGAGCCCCTCAAGGAGTGTA ACATAAATGAATGTCTGGTGAACAATGGTGGATGCTCTCATATCTGCAGAGACCTTGTTATTGGCTATGAATGTGACTGCCCAGCTGGGTTTGAACTTGTAGATAGGAAAACATGTGGAG ATATTGATGAGTGCCAAAACCCTGGTATCTGTAGTCAAATCTGTATCAACCTGAAAGGTGGCTACAAATGTGAATGTAGTCGTGGCTATCAAATGGATCTTGCTACTGGAGTGTGCAAGGCAGTAG GGAAAGAGCCATGTCTAATTTTCACCAACCGCCGGGATATCAGGAAGATTGGCCTTGAAAGgaaagaatatattcagctagtagagCAGCTAAGAAACACTGTAGCTCTAGATGCTGACATTGCTGAGCAAAAGCTCTATTGGGCTGACTTCAGCCAAAAAGCAATCTTCAG TGCCTCTGTTGATACTCGTGACAAAGTTGGAAAACACATCAGAATCCTAGACAACATACAGAGCCCAGCTGGAATTGCTGTTGACTGGATTTACAAGAACATCTACTGGACTGACTCAGCTGCAAAGACCATTTCGGTGGCTAGCCTAGATGGCATGAAAAGGAaggttctctttctctctgagcTAAGAGAGCCAGCTTCCATAGCTGTAGATCCTCTCTCCGG CTTTATGTACTGGTCGGACTGGGGTGAGCCAGCAAAAATTGAGAAAGCAGGAATGAACGGATTTGACAGACAGCAGCTTGTGACAACAGAAATCCAATGGCCTAATGGAATTGCTCTAG ATCTTGTAAAAAGCCGTCTGTACTGGCTTGATTCTAAACTGCATATGCTGTCAAGTGTGGACTTGAATGGCCAGGATCGTAGACTTGTGCTAAAGTCTCATATGTTTCTTCCCCATCCTCTTGCTGTAACAATATTTGAG GACCGTGTGTACTGGATTGATGGGGAGAATGAGGCAGTCTATGGTGCCAACAAATTTACCGGATCTGAACTGGTTACTCTAGTAAACAACCTCAATGATGCACAGGACATCATTGTATATCATGAGCTTGTTCAGCCTTCAG GCAAGAACTGGTGTGAAGACAATATGGCAAATGGAGGCTGTAGCTACCTCTGCCTGCCTGCTCCTCAGATAAATGAACACTCTCCGAAGTATACCTGTGCATGTCCTGCTGAATACCTCTTGCAAGAGGATGGTCTGAGATGTGCAG TTTCAGGTACTGGAACAACTGTGACTTACACTGAGGCTAAAGATACCAGCACAACAGAAAAATCTCCAACTGTTGGACTAGTTCCTGGAG GATTCAACATCAGTGGCACAGTGTCTGAAGTAACAGCTGCTGGAGGGACGTCAGCTGCTTGGGCTGTTCTTCCTGTCT TATTGCTGGTGATGGCTGCAGTGGCTGGCTTCTTCATGTGGCGTAACTGGCAACACAAAAACATGAAAAGCATGAATTTTGATAATCCTGTCTATCTGAAAACAACAGAAGAGGACCTCACAATTGATATTGGAAGACGCAGCAGTTCAGTAGGCCATACCTACCCTGCA ATATCCGTTGTGAGCACAGATGATGACATGGCGTGA